Proteins encoded together in one Halothermothrix orenii H 168 window:
- a CDS encoding MotA/TolQ/ExbB proton channel family protein — MNFSQISNFISLGGPMTIPLIIASIFGVAVILEKLIFFARYRDNSFRLIKKIELLVEEGDILTALNELKGERGPNAKLLSTALAHHSEEPGRIKEVLQAVGEDEIKKMEKHLPILDVIATVSPLLGLLGTVMGIISSFNIMGAAAGAANPHQISAGIAEALISTALGLIIAIPTAVFYSYFANKVENKAHEMNLSMIDILEVVGNNRREDNVKNFS; from the coding sequence TTGAATTTTTCCCAGATCAGTAATTTCATATCTCTTGGAGGACCGATGACTATTCCCCTTATTATTGCATCTATTTTCGGGGTTGCCGTAATTTTAGAAAAATTGATTTTTTTTGCCAGATACCGTGATAATAGCTTCAGGCTGATTAAAAAAATTGAATTGCTTGTCGAAGAAGGTGACATTTTAACAGCCTTAAATGAATTGAAAGGAGAACGGGGGCCAAATGCCAAATTATTGTCAACCGCCCTTGCCCACCATAGTGAAGAACCTGGCCGTATTAAAGAAGTCCTCCAGGCGGTAGGTGAAGATGAAATTAAAAAAATGGAAAAGCACTTACCGATACTTGATGTGATAGCTACAGTTTCCCCCTTACTGGGACTACTTGGAACTGTAATGGGTATTATCAGTAGTTTTAATATTATGGGAGCTGCTGCCGGTGCAGCTAACCCTCATCAGATCAGTGCCGGTATTGCTGAAGCCTTAATTAGTACAGCCCTGGGACTTATAATAGCTATTCCTACTGCTGTTTTCTATTCTTACTTTGCCAATAAGGTTGAAAATAAGGCCCATGAAATGAATTTAAGTATGATCGATATTTTAGAGGTGGTTGGAAATAACAGGAGGGAAGATAATGTTAAAAACTTCTCTTAA
- a CDS encoding PHP domain-containing protein: MSVDLHIHTNASDGSLSPGEVVKKAIDLGYKAIAITDHDTVAGIIPALQVARKSSLEVIPGIEINTDIEDRELHILGYFIDYTKPDLLKELSSLKKMREKRARKMVQKLRNMGINIEWEEVINIAGQGTIGRSHICQAIINKGYADSWKEVFEKYIGKNSPAYVPRKKLTPLKAIKLIKECSGIPVIAHPGLVGDDDLVKWIIKHGIEGLEVFYYEHSEEECQKYLNMAKENNLVVTGGSDDHGPGNKDGLRLGKIRLDYTVVEELRKRV; encoded by the coding sequence ATGTCAGTAGACTTACATATTCACACAAATGCATCTGATGGAAGTCTAAGCCCCGGGGAAGTTGTTAAAAAGGCAATAGATTTGGGATATAAAGCAATTGCTATTACGGACCATGATACCGTTGCCGGTATCATACCAGCCCTGCAGGTTGCCAGAAAATCTTCTCTGGAGGTTATTCCAGGAATTGAGATAAACACAGATATTGAAGATAGGGAGTTACATATCCTGGGTTATTTTATAGATTATACAAAACCTGATCTGCTTAAAGAGTTAAGTTCACTTAAAAAAATGAGAGAAAAACGGGCCAGGAAAATGGTCCAGAAATTACGTAACATGGGTATCAACATTGAATGGGAAGAAGTAATCAATATTGCCGGACAGGGAACAATTGGAAGAAGCCATATCTGTCAGGCTATAATAAATAAAGGTTATGCTGATTCCTGGAAAGAAGTTTTCGAAAAATATATTGGAAAAAATTCACCTGCCTATGTACCACGTAAAAAACTTACTCCATTAAAAGCCATAAAGCTTATTAAGGAATGTAGCGGGATACCGGTTATTGCTCATCCCGGGCTGGTAGGTGATGATGACCTGGTGAAATGGATTATCAAACACGGTATAGAAGGACTAGAAGTATTTTACTATGAACATAGTGAAGAAGAGTGTCAGAAATACTTGAATATGGCTAAAGAGAACAATTTGGTGGTTACTGGTGGCTCCGATGATCATGGGCCTGGAAATAAAGATGGGTTGAGATTAGGAAAGATAAGACTGGATTATACCGTAGTTGAAGAGTTGAGAAAACGGGTATAA
- a CDS encoding spore maturation protein, with amino-acid sequence MELFFVVSIWAIPLFFVIILIYGYFKGINLYETFIEGAAEGFNTVVKITPYLLAMMVAINIFKESGALKIFINILKPFFSYLQIPEPVIPLLFLRPLSGSASLSYASQIMKQFGPDSFIGNLASTVQGSTETTFYILAVYFGAIGIKHYRYSIIVGLIADVAGFFAAIFICKHIFL; translated from the coding sequence ATGGAATTATTTTTCGTAGTATCCATCTGGGCTATTCCCCTTTTTTTTGTTATTATTCTTATATATGGTTACTTTAAAGGTATTAATTTATATGAAACATTTATTGAAGGTGCGGCTGAAGGTTTTAATACAGTTGTAAAAATAACCCCATATTTACTGGCAATGATGGTAGCTATTAATATTTTTAAGGAATCAGGAGCCCTGAAAATATTTATTAATATTTTAAAACCTTTTTTTAGCTATCTTCAAATACCAGAACCGGTGATTCCATTATTATTTTTAAGACCACTGTCAGGCAGCGCTTCTCTATCTTATGCCAGTCAAATAATGAAACAGTTTGGCCCTGATTCATTTATAGGGAATCTTGCTTCTACAGTTCAGGGAAGTACAGAAACTACATTTTATATCCTGGCAGTTTACTTCGGGGCTATTGGAATAAAACACTACAGGTATTCAATTATCGTAGGATTGATTGCTGATGTTGCTGGATTTTTTGCTGCTATATTTATATGTAAACATATATTTTTATAA
- a CDS encoding nucleoside recognition domain-containing protein, producing the protein MVNIIWSLLIFTGFMMAAFTGNMDKLTDAIFKGASESIDILIKLIGPMSLWLGIMNIAKKSGLVEQLGKLLKPIISYFFPGVPEEHPASGAIILNITANMLGLGNSATPLGIKAMQELQELNNYKSKASPAMCTLLALNTSSITLIPSTVVSLRTALGSTNPEIIVATTIFATTVSTITALILDKVFRIYTGGD; encoded by the coding sequence GTGGTAAATATTATCTGGTCTTTACTTATTTTTACTGGCTTTATGATGGCAGCATTTACTGGAAATATGGATAAACTTACAGATGCAATATTTAAAGGAGCTTCAGAAAGTATTGATATTTTAATAAAATTAATCGGTCCTATGAGCCTGTGGCTGGGTATAATGAATATTGCTAAAAAATCAGGGCTGGTTGAACAGTTAGGTAAACTTTTAAAACCAATTATTTCATATTTTTTTCCTGGTGTTCCCGAAGAACACCCGGCCAGTGGTGCCATTATATTAAATATTACTGCCAATATGTTGGGATTGGGTAATTCTGCTACTCCTCTGGGGATAAAAGCCATGCAGGAATTACAGGAGTTAAACAATTATAAATCTAAAGCAAGCCCGGCCATGTGCACCCTTCTAGCCTTAAATACATCCAGTATCACCTTAATTCCATCAACTGTTGTCAGCCTTAGAACTGCTCTCGGTTCTACCAATCCTGAAATTATTGTAGCTACAACAATATTTGCAACAACTGTTTCAACCATAACTGCTTTAATTCTGGATAAGGTTTTTAGAATTTATACAGGGGGGGATTAG
- a CDS encoding stage V sporulation protein S, with product MEVLKVSAKSSPNSVAGALAVVLRERGSAELQAIGAGALNQGIKAVAIARGFVAPSGIDLICIPAFTDIEIDGEERTAIKLIVEPR from the coding sequence ATGGAAGTATTGAAGGTATCAGCCAAATCAAGTCCAAATTCAGTGGCAGGGGCATTAGCAGTTGTTTTAAGAGAAAGAGGAAGTGCGGAACTCCAGGCAATAGGAGCTGGAGCCTTAAATCAGGGAATAAAAGCAGTTGCTATAGCCAGAGGATTTGTTGCTCCCAGTGGAATTGATTTAATATGTATTCCCGCCTTTACTGATATTGAAATCGATGGGGAAGAAAGGACAGCAATAAAATTAATAGTAGAACCCCGCTAA